A stretch of DNA from Carya illinoinensis cultivar Pawnee chromosome 12, C.illinoinensisPawnee_v1, whole genome shotgun sequence:
ATAGCTGTCTACTACATACAATATATAGCAAATTTTCCACTATTTCTTGAGAAAAGACAAGAATCCCAATATTTTTGCATTCATGAATCTTCTTGCAGGATTAGGATGAATTTCTCGTCAGCTGTTATAGGCAATTCTTCATGTTGTTTTATGACTTTGTATGCTTGTTCTGTTGCTCAGTTTAAGATTTGATGCACTTTCTAAAACTGggtcatttttatttctttactaTTTTTCCTATGGGCATGATAAGAAGATTATTTCATTGCTGTGGAAAAAGAAACATGTAAGGAGGGGCTATCGACCCTAACAAACACCCCAAAGCAGTATCTACCGCGCAAAAACCCACTCGGGAAATGGTACCCATTAATTGGTCCGGTTACTTTAAGTACATCTTCAGTACTTGCTCAATTTTATGacttataaaagaaatacataaataataaaatctatatctttTTCCCGTTAGTTGAAGTTTTCGAAACAAACGAtgattttacataaatattagaACATAAGTCTTAACTTTGAGTTTTGACTTTACACTTCACAAATATTAGAACATAAGTCTTAACTTTGAGTTTTGACTTTACACTTCACTCAATTCAGCCTCCTACTTCAGAGTGAGATAAATAGGCTAACTGAAGTTCTGAATAAATTCTCTGTAATCAGAACACCAAAGGCAATTCCACCCCTTTTCTTAATTGTCTTGGTTTGGGCTTATAGAAGGCTTAattgccaattaaaaaaaaatacaagaattggCTTCAATCAACTCAGCATCACGAGTGGTGGGAAGAAAACAAGTGATCCAAAACAGACTAATAAGCCTTTCATTTaggcaaaaatatttaaaaaaaaaaatcaaaaatgtATTAGGAACAAACTTATCAGTTCATATCGAGCAGCCCTCTATTAttgtcttttaaaaaaatatctgttataaagaaatttgtatgtaaaaaaatttgacagataaatagtttagtttataatctagatatttttctgtatttatCAGATATAAATGTAATTTCagattttataaatgaataaatgACAAGCATTCTTCacatttgtttcaaaatttgaataaattttaggctcttttttttttttctgggcaaTTAATTTTGGGTTTCCACTTCCAAcataagaaattaaagcatTTAAACCAACTTAACTATTTTCCCTATAGACTTCTAATATTTCCCTATAGACTTTCTTCTTTGGCTAGGAAGTATCCGCATGGATCACTGCACCCTATAGGAGCTAGAATAGGTACAGTTGGTACTATATCAGATCCAAATACAAATTGGGTCCTAACCAATTGATTTACGACATTCTCGTAGATAGGCAAAGAAGTATTGTGATGTTGTTTATTTTAGGTTCAACCCAAAACTAAAATGTTACTGTCTTCTTGTCAACTCATTATCGAAGTTTGTCCCTCCAATATTACTTTATTCGTAATGTACGTAGGACTCACTTCTGAGGATTAGAGTTGTAATATACCGGGGCATAAGACTTCAAATGAAGAACTTTAGAAATAATTAGGGTGTTATAAAACAAAAGATATGTTAGCATGTGAGACCTCACGTCCGAACTTTAGAATCGAAGCCTAAGGTTCTATTTGGATATTGAGCTAAGTTGatctctttataaatagtagtaagtttTGTGGGATataattaagatgagtttaattatatttatgaaaaattgaaaaaggttacGGATTTTGAGTGTAAAgagagtttaaaaaagttatgagttgcatatataaaaaaatttgagttgatataaatttaatgaattaaaaattaactatttaaatattaaactcaaattCCAAACTGCACCTAAATGTTTTAACTTCCCAATAGAGAAACAAATATCCTCCCTCTAGAAATAGCCCGAATCCCCATATACTATGAAGGCCCATGGATCCAAGGCCACAAACCCATCTAGCTAAGAAACAAATTAGGTAaaggttttaatatatattgtaatcgAAGAAAGTACTAATGCAGAATTTATTCTTCATAAGATACTCTGGCATACATGACAATGAGAATGACTGAATATGGTTACACTACTACTGCTCTCTAACCCCGTGGAGCACcgaaataaataagaataaaaaactgGTCATTATGTTGATGACACGATTACAATTAAGACAAAAGTGTTGATTTAATTTAAGGGCATTTGGGTCCTCCACGCTTGGTCTTCCAGTTGTTGTAGCAAGGGCATACGGCTTTGTTGCCGTAATAGCCAGGAGGGACGCAGAGGCACTTGGCACAGCATTTTTGGCAGAAGAACATGCATGGTTTGTGGTACTGCGTCTGACTACATCTTCTTGAGCATTGCGATGGGCATTCTGGTTGTTTCATTTGCAACGTTATAAACATGTCagatttttttcatgtttgaCTGTATGGGAGAATAGCAACAAGTTACTACAACATTTTATAGCAAtggcataattttttatttttttattggtgcTGGGTGTTTGAGAACAATGTCTCGATTAATTCCAGGATATACTGACAAAGAGTTTCTCACAAGTACATCTCGTATAATTCAACGCCAAACCTTTTACCACTTGATCCAACCCTAAGGAATTAGCAATGacataataatctatatataaaatagtgcATGAAACAAGAGTAAAGAGTGGAGAAACAAATTTTGAACTCATGATCTTTGTCCCGATAACACGTCATATCATCAATTATCTGAAAAACATGTGAAGCCatcttgtttttatttgatactagatataaaacaattcaaatgaTATTCTCTCTAATTGTTGACTGAATTAATGAATTGTTTTAGTATGTGGTATTAGATGCTCATGTGGTGTTTCGATTGTTAGAAGATAATACACGGGTATCATTAAATGTTGTAGCATTGTTATGATGTGTTTGTCTCTTTTAAGGTATTAGAACATGATCAGGCTATATTGCTACATCTGTGGGTGAAGAAAATATGATGATCTGACATCGCATATATGTCATTTACATATTGATTTGTAAAACTCATTGTAAAATATGTAATTTGTAAGAATTTTGAAGTAAAATAAGTGAATAGTGTTTTGTGAATGATCACTTACGAGAACTCTTAAGACTCCCAGGTCCATATTGCCCCTGAAAATCacataaattttctcaaaatgcCATAAAACaaattaccttttttttttttttgtcaaaaaaagaaaagaaaaagaaagaacttaCACCATCCGGGTGGTACTGGGCTTCTTTCGCCATTGCCTACAAAAGATAAAAGGAAAACGAGGTACAAAAATTACAAGTAGATTATGAATGAATTGCGAAATTATTGACATGGAGGGCTCATTGGAATGAACAGAGCAGAGCCATGGCACATTTCATAGTCCTGTGTGAGCGTGACCAACAGGGAATGTTACCTTAGTTGCAACCATGGAAATGCCAAGAAGCGCTATAACCAGAATGCAGAGAAGTTTAGCCATTGCTATGAATATTaggcacgagagagagagagagagagagacagagagagagagagagagaggtggttcAAGTTGCCTAAGTAGTACGGGGCATAGTTCAGAGTGCAAAGTGATGGTGGCTATAAATAGAGCTCTTAGAGGGATTCGGCCAACAGAAGATTGTACTGTCTGTTGTCTGTCATATCCATTACACCATACTTAACGATCTTTGTTGGAGTCGTTGACTCGTTTTCCCATGGTATCCATTAGAAGATTATGCACTATGAAATTTGGGACTCGAAAAAAGTTAGACAAAATAAACCAATCAGAAACCGATTCCCTCTTCATTTGCATTGTAAATGCATTAGACCTTACTTCTTCGAAACTTCACAAGATCCCgcatttaatgaaataaaaaaaaatatgttttgagatataatttcaataattaattttagatctttccattaaaaaacaaaattttgaaatacttatataaacatattccatttattttgatgcaaatatattttgaagtaatttcttttgattacacaaatcatctcatctcatctaatcattataatttttttaaacttttacataaaatacaataaataattcaacattttcaaattctaaaacaaaaataatattacaaaataatattttaacaacaaTTTTCAactcttatcttatttcatataTGTAATTAAATGAAACTTTAGTTCCCGTTTGTAATTTGGTcagtttagtttaattttaagttaagtttaacatccaaatacttaatttttaaattattatactcatttcaactcataaTCTGTTTACACGTGAGatctataacttttttcaatttaacaCATCTTTACATGCAGGACCACAACcttattcaattttctataaatacctctaaactcattttagataggttttataaaatttactcaaccatctcaactcactactatttataataaaCTTAACTTATTTCAACTCATGTTAACATTCAAATCAGACCTTAAATTTCATGTTTTGTGTTGATTGGCAAGTTCAGCTTGGGtttagagcatccacattggcttggccaaatgagGTGTTTGGCCAAATTTTACATGATTTGGCTCAAAAATCTTTCACATTGGATTgggcaaatctaaaataatttagacttttgctatagtggttggctaaagatggaagaccactattcattcatcaaacattaaaatattaatttctcattccaaacaaataaattaaattaattagaatataattaacatttaacatttagaatataattattattaacaatattttttaatattaattgaatataatataattattattaacatttaacaatactttttttaatattaatttaattagaatataattactattagcatttaataatacttttttgtaatattaatattaatttaattagaatataattattattaacatttaataatacttttttaaatattaatttaattagaatataattactattaacatttaataatacttttttaatattaatttaattagaatataattactattaatatttaataatactttttgtaatattaatttaatataatataattattattaacatttaattggtagaattacaaaatatgagaaaataaattaaataaaaaatttattaatttaataatattttattattatgtagagaataaatggctaatccaatgtgggaatTGAATTTTGATGAAGTAGGCAAATGTAAAAAAGTGTTGTTATTGgctaaatttaaagatgaa
This window harbors:
- the LOC122289977 gene encoding gibberellin-regulated protein 6 encodes the protein MAKLLCILVIALLGISMVATKAMAKEAQYHPDGGQYGPGSLKSSQCPSQCSRRCSQTQYHKPCMFFCQKCCAKCLCVPPGYYGNKAVCPCYNNWKTKRGGPKCP